A single window of Nasonia vitripennis strain AsymCx chromosome 4, Nvit_psr_1.1, whole genome shotgun sequence DNA harbors:
- the LOC100119954 gene encoding mannose-P-dolichol utilization defect 1 protein homolog has translation MAQFIQELPLLFFTRECWKNYVEDFNFLHAECFKATLSKTLGLGIIAGSVLVKIPQIVKILQNKSAKGISTVSVLLDLFAITAMASYSFISGFPFSSWGDAVFLGLQTVAIVCLVMYYSDGAAKATAFLAAYIAVIAAVVAGLAPLNILWFGQAMNIPVILCSKFTQAYTNYSNGSTGQLSAATGFMLFFGSLARIFTSVQETGDATMVIMYIVSTLANGLIVSQLLYYWNVTEKKAAVSKKKK, from the exons ATGGCACAATTTATACAGGAGTTGCCGCTTCTCTTTTTCACCAGGGAATGTTGGAAGAATTATGTCGAAGATTTCAATTTTCTTCACG CCGAGTGCTTCAAAGCGACGCTCAGCAAGACCCTGGGTCTGGGAATTATTGCTGGCTCAGTGCTTG tTAAAATTCCtcaaattgtaaaaattcttcagaataAGAGTGCTAAGGGAATAAGTACCGTCAGCGTTTTGCTGGATCTCTTTGCCATAACTGCTATGGCATCTTACAGTTTTATCAGTGGATTTCCATTCAG CTCGTGGGGTGATGCAGTATTTTTAGGCCTGCAAACAGTTGCAATTGTCTGCCTGGTTATGTACTACTCGGATGGTGCAGCAAAGGCCACTGCATTTCTTGCCGCTTATATTGCTGTAATAGCAGCTGTTGTCGCTGGTTTGGCTCCTCTTAACATCCTGTGGTTTGGCCAAGCCATGAATATACCTGTTATTCTGTGCAGCAag TTTACACAAGCTTATACAAATTATTCCAATGGAAGCACTGGTCAGTTGTCCGCTGCTACTGGTTTTATGCTGTTCTTTGGCTCACTAGCAAGAATTTTCACCTCTGTCCAGGAGACAGGGGATGCAACTATGGTTATTATGTACATTGTCTCTACTCTAGCTAATGGACTGATTGTTTCTCAACTTCTGTATTACTGGAATGTAACCGAGAAGAAGGCTGCAgtttcaaaaaagaaaaagtga